The proteins below are encoded in one region of Lactuca sativa cultivar Salinas chromosome 3, Lsat_Salinas_v11, whole genome shotgun sequence:
- the LOC111884415 gene encoding cytochrome P450 CYP72A219 isoform X1 — translation MELSFSMMNTVVCVVGVIVMIYGWRFFNWVWLKPKKMDKFLREQGLNGNPYKFLYGDMKEMVQMTADAKLKPINLTDDIVPRVMPYLYNSAKTYGKGKNFYTWMGPRPMMHITEPALIRQILANYSRFQKLNGGNPLAKLVARGLADVEADQWAKHRKIINPVFHVEKLKHMVPAFYISCSDMINKWEVLTKERSCEVDVYPHLQTFTSDVISRTAFGSSYEEGRKIFELQKEQTELVMKALQSLYIPGSRFLPTKSNRRTKEIDRDVRATVNKIINKRVTTMKAGENSSDDLLGILLDSNYKEIKQQGNTNFGLTTEEVIQECKLFYFAGQETTANLLVWTMILLGQHTNWQDRARDEVLKVFGDRKPDIDGLSRVKVINMILHEVLRLYPAVIGMGRMIHKETTLGNITLPAGSFLQLHMMLLHYDNEMWGDDVKEFKPERFAEGVSNATKEQASYFPFGGGPRICIGQNFAMLEAKLALVMILRGFSFEISPLYAHAPQMILTLQPQYGAQLILRKL, via the exons ATGGAGCTAAGTTTTAGTATGATGAACACAGTGGTATGTGTTGTTGGAGTGATAGTGATGATATACGGATGGAGATTTTTCAACTGGGTCTGGTTGAAACCGAAGAAGATGGACAAGTTTCTCAGAGAACAAGGCTTAAACGGAAATCCCTACAAATTTCTATATGGAGACATGAAAGAGATGGTGCAGATGACCGCTGATGCCAAATTGAAACCCATAAATCTCACCGATGATATCGTCCCACGTGTCATGCCATATCTTTATAACTCTGCTAAGACTTATG GTAAAGGAAAGAATTTCTATACATGGATGGGCCCACGACCTATGATGCACATTACAGAACCTGCACTAATACGACAGATTTTGGCAAATTATTCTCGATTTCAAAAGTTAAATGGAGGAAATCCGTTGGCAAAGTTGGTAGCAAGAGGGCTAGCAGATGTTGAAGCTGATCAATGGGCAAAACATAGAAAGATTATCAATCCTGTATTCCATGTCGAAAAGCTTAAG CATATGGTGCCAGCTTTTTACATTAGTTGCAGTGATATGATCAACAAATGGGAAGTATTAACAAAAGAAAGATCGTGTGAAGTGGATGTGTACCCTCATCTCCAAACATTTACTAGTGATGTAATTTCACGTACAGCATTTGGTAGCAGCTATGAGGAAGGAAGAAAAATATTTGAACTTCAAAAAGAACAAACAGAGTTAGTTATGAAGGCTTTACAATCGTTGTATATTCCAGGTTCCCG GTTTTTGCCTACAAAGAGTAATAGAAGGACGAAGGAGATTGACCGAGATGTGAGGGCTACAGTaaacaaaattattaataaacGAGTGACAACAATGAAAGCCGGGGAAAATAGTAGCGACGATTTATTGGGAATATTATTGGATTCCAATTACAaagaaatcaaacaacaagggAACACCAATTTCGGACTTACTACCGAAGAAGTCATTCAAGAATGCAAACTTTTCTATTTTGCCGGGCAAGAAACTACTGCAAATTTGCTTGTTTGGACAATGATTTTGTTAGGCCAACACACAAATTGGCAAGATCGTGCTAGAGATGAAGTTTTAAAAGTGTTTGGAGACAGAAAACCAGATATTGACGGATTAAGTCGTGTAAAAGTT ATTAATATGATCTTGCACGAGGTACTTAGGTTATACCCGGCTGTTATAGGAATGGGACGGATGATTCATAAAGAAACTACATTAGGAAACATAACCTTACCAGCAGGTTCATTCCTCCAATTACATATGATGCTTTTACATTATGACAATGAAATGTGGGGTGATGACGTGAAAGAGTTCAAGCCTGAGAGATTTGCAGAAGGTGTGTCAAACGCAACTAAGGAACAAGCATCATACTTCCCTTTCGGAGGGGGTCCACGTATATGTATCGGCCAAAACTTTGCAATGCTCGAAGCAAAATTAGCACTTGTTATGATTTTAAGAGGTTTTTCCTTTGAGATTTCTCCATTGTACGCACATGCTCCACAAATGATCCTCACTCTACAACCTCAGTATGGTGCTCAATTGATTCTACGCAAACTTTAG
- the LOC128125841 gene encoding cytochrome P450 CYP72A219-like — protein sequence MELSFSMMNTVVCVVGVIVMIYGWRFFNWVWLKPKKMDKFLREQGLNGNPYKFLYGDMKEMVQMTADAKLKPINITDDIVPRIMPFLYNSAKTYGKGKNFFTWMGPRPMIHITEPALIREVLNNYSQFQKLKGGNPLIKLLARGIVDAEDDQWAKHRKIINPAFHVEKLKSMLPAFYISCSEMINKWEELTKERSCEVDVYPHLETFTSDVISRTAFGSSYQEGRKIFELQKEQAELVIKAIQSLYIPGSRFLPTKSNRRMKEIDRDVRATINKIINKRVTTMKAGESNSDDLLGILLDSNYKEIRQQGNTNFGLTTEEVIQECKLFYFAGQETTANLLVWTMILLAQHTNWQDRARDEVLKVFGDRKPDIDGLSRLKVINMILHEVLRLYPPGIGLGRMIHEETTLGNITLPAGSFLQLHMMLLHYDNEMWGDDVKEFKPERFAEGVSKATKEQASYYPFGGGPRICIGQNFAMLEAKLALVMILRGFSFEISPLYAHAPHTILTLQPQYGAQLILRKL from the exons ATGGAGCTAAGTTTTAGTATGATGAACACAGTGGTATGTGTTGTTGGAGTGATAGTGATGATATACGGATGGAGATTTTTCAACTGGGTCTGGTTGAAACCGAAGAAGATGGACAAGTTTCTCAGAGAACAAGGCTTAAACGGAAATCCATACAAATTTCTATATGGAGACATGAAAGAGATGGTGCAGATGACTGCGGATGCCAAATTGAAACCCATAAATATCACCGATGATATCGTCCCACGTATCATGCCATTTCTTTATAACTCTGCTAAGACTTATG GTAAAGGAAAGAATTTCTTTACATGGATGGGCCCACGACCTATGATCCACATAACAGAACCTGCACTAATACGAGAGGTTCTAAACAATTATTCTCAGTTTCAAAAGCTGAAAGGAGGAAATCCATTAATAAAGTTGCTAGCTAGAGGGATAGTAGATGCTGAGGATGATCAATGGGCAAAACATAGAAAGATTATCAATCCCGCATTCCATGTGGAAAAGCTTAAG AGTATGTTACCTGCTTTTTACATTAGTTGTAGTGAGATGATCAACAAATGGGAAGAATTAACCAAAGAAAGATCCTGTGAAGTTGATGTGTACCCTCATCTCGAAACCTTTACTAGTGATGTAATATCACGTACAGCATTTGGTAGCAGCTATCAGGAAGGAAGAAAGATATTTGAGCTTCAAAAAGAACAAGCAGAGTTAGTTATCAAGGCTATACAATCCTTGTATATTCCAGGTTCCCG ATTTTTGCCTACAAAGAGTAATAGAAGGATGAAGGAGATTGACCGAGATGTGAGGGCTACAATaaacaaaattattaataaacGAGTGACAACAATGAAAGCCGGGGAAAGTAACAGCGACGATTTATTGGGAATATTATTGGATTCCAATTACAAAGAAATCAGACAACAAGGGAACACCAATTTCGGACTCACCACCGAAGAAGTCATTCAAGAATGCAAACTTTTCTATTTTGCCGGGCAAGAAACTACTGCAAATTTGCTTGTTTGGACAATGATTTTGTTAGCCCAACACACAAATTGGCAAGATCGTGCTAGAGATGAAGTTTTAAAAGTGTTTGGAGACAGAAAACCAGATATTGACGGATTAAGTCGTCTAAAAGTT ATTAATATGATCTTGCACGAGGTACTTAGGTTATACCCGCCTGGTATAGGATTGGGACGGATGATTCATGAAGAAACTACATTAGGAAACATAACCTTACCGGCAGGTTCATTCCTCCAATTGCATATGATGCTTTTACATTATGACAATGAAATGTGGGGTGATGATGTGAAAGAGTTCAAACCTGAGAGATTTGCAGAAGGTGTGTCAAAAGCAACTAAGGAACAAGCATCATACTACCCTTTCGGAGGGGGTCCACGTATATGTATCGGCCAAAACTTTGCTATGCTGGAAGCAAAATTAGCACTCGTTATGATTTTAAGAGGTTTCTCCTTTGAGATTTCTCCATTGTACGCACATGCTCCACATACTATCCTCACTCTACAACCTCAGTATGGTGCTCAATTGATTCTACGCAAACTTTAG
- the LOC111884415 gene encoding cytochrome P450 CYP72A219 isoform X2, whose amino-acid sequence MELSFSMMNTVVCVVGVIVMIYGWRFFNWVWLKPKKMDKFLREQGLNGNPYKFLYGDMKEMVQMTADAKLKPINLTDDIVPRVMPYLYNSAKTYGKGKNFYTWMGPRPMMHITEPALIRQILANYSRFQKLNGGNPLAKLVARGLADVEADQWAKHRKIINPVFHVEKLKHMVPAFYISCSDMINKWEVLTKERSCEVDVYPHLQTFTSDVISRTAFGSSYEEGRKIFELQKEQTELVMKALQSLYIPGSRFLPTKSNRRTKEIDRDVRATVNKIINKRVTTMKAGENSSDDLLGILLDSNYKEIKQQGNTNFGLTTEEVIQECKLFYFAGQETTANLLVWTMILLGQHTNWQDRARDEVLKVFGDRKPDIDGLSRVKVEWDG is encoded by the exons ATGGAGCTAAGTTTTAGTATGATGAACACAGTGGTATGTGTTGTTGGAGTGATAGTGATGATATACGGATGGAGATTTTTCAACTGGGTCTGGTTGAAACCGAAGAAGATGGACAAGTTTCTCAGAGAACAAGGCTTAAACGGAAATCCCTACAAATTTCTATATGGAGACATGAAAGAGATGGTGCAGATGACCGCTGATGCCAAATTGAAACCCATAAATCTCACCGATGATATCGTCCCACGTGTCATGCCATATCTTTATAACTCTGCTAAGACTTATG GTAAAGGAAAGAATTTCTATACATGGATGGGCCCACGACCTATGATGCACATTACAGAACCTGCACTAATACGACAGATTTTGGCAAATTATTCTCGATTTCAAAAGTTAAATGGAGGAAATCCGTTGGCAAAGTTGGTAGCAAGAGGGCTAGCAGATGTTGAAGCTGATCAATGGGCAAAACATAGAAAGATTATCAATCCTGTATTCCATGTCGAAAAGCTTAAG CATATGGTGCCAGCTTTTTACATTAGTTGCAGTGATATGATCAACAAATGGGAAGTATTAACAAAAGAAAGATCGTGTGAAGTGGATGTGTACCCTCATCTCCAAACATTTACTAGTGATGTAATTTCACGTACAGCATTTGGTAGCAGCTATGAGGAAGGAAGAAAAATATTTGAACTTCAAAAAGAACAAACAGAGTTAGTTATGAAGGCTTTACAATCGTTGTATATTCCAGGTTCCCG GTTTTTGCCTACAAAGAGTAATAGAAGGACGAAGGAGATTGACCGAGATGTGAGGGCTACAGTaaacaaaattattaataaacGAGTGACAACAATGAAAGCCGGGGAAAATAGTAGCGACGATTTATTGGGAATATTATTGGATTCCAATTACAaagaaatcaaacaacaagggAACACCAATTTCGGACTTACTACCGAAGAAGTCATTCAAGAATGCAAACTTTTCTATTTTGCCGGGCAAGAAACTACTGCAAATTTGCTTGTTTGGACAATGATTTTGTTAGGCCAACACACAAATTGGCAAGATCGTGCTAGAGATGAAGTTTTAAAAGTGTTTGGAGACAGAAAACCAGATATTGACGGATTAAGTCGTGTAAAAGTT GAATGGGACGGATGA